The proteins below come from a single Deltaproteobacteria bacterium genomic window:
- a CDS encoding VacJ family lipoprotein — MIEGTANTPGTRWRPVLAGLLLFAAISVCPSRGTGASVPVPGPETVSGGGESVEVPAADSVDAGDPDLEETEPLPEKPPVRVADPIEPVNRAFFVFNDRLYFWLLKPAARGYSYLVPEPARIGIRNALANVMMPVRLVNSLLQGKVRGAGRELARFTINSTIGMGGLFDTAKNEWDIAVSEEDTGQTLGTYGLGHGAYLVLPFLGPSSLRDAAGLGGDSLLNPLNVLVDFRTAVAIRAGQAVNDTSLRIGEYEDIKAAAVDPYLAVRDGYVQYRKGQLSR; from the coding sequence ATGATCGAAGGAACGGCAAATACGCCGGGAACCCGTTGGCGTCCGGTCCTCGCCGGGTTGTTGCTGTTCGCCGCGATCTCCGTGTGCCCGTCGCGAGGGACGGGCGCTTCGGTCCCGGTCCCCGGGCCGGAAACGGTTTCCGGCGGCGGGGAGTCGGTCGAGGTGCCGGCGGCGGATTCGGTGGACGCCGGGGATCCCGATCTCGAGGAAACGGAGCCGCTCCCGGAGAAGCCGCCGGTCCGCGTGGCCGACCCGATCGAACCGGTCAACCGGGCGTTCTTCGTCTTCAACGACCGCCTCTACTTCTGGCTCCTGAAGCCCGCGGCGCGAGGGTACTCCTACCTCGTGCCCGAGCCCGCCCGCATCGGGATCCGCAATGCCCTGGCGAATGTGATGATGCCGGTCCGGCTGGTGAACAGCCTTCTGCAGGGAAAGGTGCGGGGGGCCGGCCGGGAACTGGCGCGCTTCACGATCAATTCGACCATCGGGATGGGCGGCCTCTTCGACACGGCGAAGAACGAATGGGATATCGCGGTCTCGGAGGAGGACACGGGGCAGACGCTGGGCACCTACGGACTGGGGCATGGGGCCTACCTCGTCCTCCCGTTCCTGGGCCCTTCTTCCCTGCGGGACGCCGCCGGCCTCGGAGGCGACTCGCTCTTGAACCCCCTGAACGTCCTGGTCGACTTCCGGACGGCGGTCGCGATCCGCGCCGGCCAGGCGGTCAACGATACCTCCCTGCGAATCGGGGAGTACGAAGACATCAAGGCGGCGGCGGTCGACCCGTACCTTGCCGTACGCGACGGCTACGTGCAGTACCGAAAGGGGCAGCTCTCCCGGTAG